One window from the genome of Rufibacter tibetensis encodes:
- a CDS encoding GAF domain-containing SpoIIE family protein phosphatase, translating to MPLNTRIKRLCLFTGSVSWVLLLVNILLLARQGFEGETNSGISYLNYLLSVIFILSAFLYQRENVPIQRSAEFTSPLWGLFVKGGLGAYACLIFYLAYPSFNQYWITNPYLLDVFYQVLFGLLVYFLAKAFYTWRQFILYHKTKDVQSQWKWFEILVYLSLIVPLFGEKFLDYVFLTIDISLLLVYGLYMCVHQRWIAFLTLDKKWGSIFLLTAVLASGVLFAKLLHIFHDSPELVADISYIYNPFIVVTLGFVLLYALASLLVALFSLPTSRVFEQKNADLLSFQRLSHTIQQGQSEEEVYNMLFESAIKATGADAAWLEIGEQTHLDTSHSTGNPVDTQVQALMKEMLMRAHEQDKAAADNVYVNGDLNLDPVFKSLNSSFNSLLVVPLFSIKRRYGYLYLLLEIEQGFDLDTISVVQSFANQTVLTIENLRLMQESLQNERYKEELKIATLVQDRLNPKTFPTDTWFDISTYSQAAKEVGGDFYDYLQLSKSRIAIIIGDVSGKGISAAFHMAQMKGIFHGLMQQDLLPDEFMVQANSALSRCLERTSFITSALYIIDYEMQGVSFARAGHCHTLYYNSMMEDTFYFQTEGLGLGIIRDKTYAKRIHRLHYDYNPNDVMVIYTDGIVEARNTRQDEYGEERLKYMLSQTYHLEAEDIKSAIINDVNDFSSDILHDDQTLLVIKFKHRQPIK from the coding sequence ATGCCCCTAAACACAAGGATAAAACGATTATGTCTTTTTACCGGAAGCGTGAGCTGGGTGCTGCTGTTGGTGAACATTTTATTATTGGCCCGCCAGGGATTTGAGGGAGAAACCAATTCAGGCATCTCGTATCTGAATTACCTGCTTTCAGTTATTTTTATCCTTTCTGCGTTCCTGTATCAGCGGGAAAATGTACCGATTCAACGCAGTGCGGAGTTCACATCACCGCTTTGGGGCCTTTTTGTGAAAGGTGGCCTGGGAGCGTATGCCTGCCTAATCTTTTACCTTGCCTATCCTAGCTTTAATCAATACTGGATCACTAACCCTTACCTGCTGGATGTTTTCTATCAGGTGCTTTTCGGGTTGTTGGTGTATTTCTTAGCGAAAGCTTTCTACACCTGGCGGCAGTTTATCCTCTACCACAAAACCAAAGACGTTCAAAGTCAATGGAAATGGTTTGAGATTCTGGTATACCTTTCTTTGATAGTGCCGCTTTTCGGTGAGAAATTTCTAGACTATGTGTTCCTTACCATAGACATAAGCCTCCTGCTAGTCTATGGCCTCTACATGTGTGTTCATCAGCGTTGGATTGCTTTCCTGACCCTTGATAAGAAGTGGGGTAGTATTTTCCTGTTAACGGCTGTGTTGGCGTCAGGCGTGCTGTTCGCCAAATTACTTCACATTTTCCATGACTCGCCTGAACTGGTAGCAGATATTTCTTATATCTACAACCCCTTCATTGTGGTCACCCTGGGATTTGTGCTTTTGTATGCCCTGGCCTCTTTGCTGGTGGCACTTTTCAGCTTACCAACTTCCCGGGTATTTGAGCAAAAAAACGCTGACCTCCTGAGTTTCCAACGACTAAGCCATACCATTCAGCAAGGCCAGAGCGAAGAAGAGGTGTACAACATGTTGTTCGAAAGCGCCATCAAGGCCACTGGGGCTGACGCGGCCTGGCTGGAAATTGGGGAACAAACGCACCTAGACACCTCCCATTCTACCGGCAACCCGGTTGACACCCAAGTACAGGCTTTGATGAAAGAAATGCTGATGCGGGCGCATGAGCAGGACAAAGCTGCGGCAGACAATGTGTACGTAAACGGAGACCTGAACCTGGACCCGGTATTTAAAAGCCTCAACAGCTCCTTCAACTCCTTGCTGGTGGTCCCGCTGTTTTCCATCAAGCGCCGGTACGGGTATCTGTACCTTTTGCTGGAGATTGAGCAAGGCTTTGACTTAGATACCATCAGCGTGGTACAGTCTTTCGCAAACCAGACAGTGCTCACTATTGAGAACCTGCGCCTCATGCAGGAATCTCTCCAGAATGAGCGCTACAAAGAAGAACTCAAAATCGCGACGCTGGTACAGGATCGCCTGAATCCTAAGACATTCCCCACTGATACTTGGTTTGACATTAGCACGTACTCGCAGGCAGCCAAAGAAGTAGGCGGCGACTTCTACGACTACCTGCAACTAAGCAAATCACGCATCGCTATTATTATTGGTGACGTGTCTGGAAAAGGAATTTCCGCGGCCTTTCACATGGCTCAGATGAAAGGTATTTTCCATGGCCTTATGCAGCAGGACTTATTGCCCGATGAGTTCATGGTACAGGCCAATAGTGCCTTGAGCCGCTGCCTGGAAAGAACGTCCTTCATCACCTCGGCGCTGTACATCATAGATTACGAAATGCAAGGGGTGTCTTTTGCGCGGGCGGGTCATTGCCACACGCTTTACTACAACTCTATGATGGAAGATACGTTCTATTTTCAAACAGAAGGGTTAGGCCTGGGCATAATTCGGGACAAGACCTATGCCAAGCGCATCCACCGGTTGCACTATGACTACAACCCTAATGACGTAATGGTCATTTATACCGATGGGATAGTGGAAGCCCGGAACACCCGGCAAGATGAATACGGGGAAGAACGCCTGAAATACATGCTTTCGCAAACGTATCACTTAGAGGCCGAGGACATAAAGAGCGCTATCATCAATGATGTCAATGACTTCAGTAGTGACATCCTGCATGATGACCAAACCTTGCTCGTGATCAAGTTTAAACACCGTCAACCTATTAAATAG